One Pagrus major chromosome 11, Pma_NU_1.0 genomic region harbors:
- the LOC141004992 gene encoding claudin-19-like — MASSGLQLIGFLLALTGLAATVAATFMVEWKKQSQGTMHRIYEGLWEICSCAEKTVCEPHPSLLKLSTEVQATRAVMLISIFLSTVAVLISTLGMKCTHFMDSKPGSKATTAMVGGIMFMIAGLLTTIITSWYVTMIVESFHSSHRLESFEFGMSVFVSWAGGFLSMVGGAFLTCRRCVRSKSSESISANHLFPNSSQTSNYV; from the exons ATGGCCAGCTCCGGACTGCAGCTCATCGGGTTCCTCCTGGCACTGACCGGCCTCGCTGCCACCGTTGCCGCTACTTTCATGGTTGAATGGAAGAAGCAGTCACAGGGGACGATGCACCGCATCTATGAGGGCTTGTGGGAGATCTGCAGCTGTGCCGAGAAAACAGTCTGTGAACCTCACCCGTCCCTCCTCAAGCTGTCAA CTGAGGTCCAGGCTACCCGGGCTGTGATGCTGATCAGCATCTTCCTCTCCACCGTGGCGGTGCTGATCTCCACATTAGGAATGAAGTGCACTCACTTCATGGACAGCAAGCCTGGAAGCAAAGCCACAACAGCTATGGTCGGAGGAATCATGTTCATGATTGCAG GTTTGTTgaccaccatcatcacctccTGGTATGTCACAATGATTGTTGAGTCCTTTCATTCATCTCATCGCCTGGAAAG ctttgAGTTTGGTATGTCGGTGTTTGTCAGCTGGGCTGGTGGCTTCCTCTCCATGGTTGGCGGTGCTTTCCTCACCTGTCGGAGATGCGTGCGGTCCAAATCGAGCGAGTCCATAAGCGCAAACCACCTCTTCCCCAATAGCAGCCAAACGTCCAACTACGTGTAG